A genome region from Candidatus Hydrogenedentota bacterium includes the following:
- a CDS encoding CopG family transcriptional regulator — protein MRTTITIDDDLLAAAKYLALAKSQTVGRVISDLARRGLGSPTHTVKKNKKGFPAFDVRADSRVITLEDVKKYEDEL, from the coding sequence ATGAGAACAACCATAACCATAGATGACGATCTGCTCGCAGCCGCCAAGTATCTCGCACTCGCCAAGTCCCAGACTGTCGGTCGCGTGATTTCGGACTTGGCGCGCCGTGGCCTGGGTAGCCCCACCCACACGGTCAAGAAGAATAAGAAGGGGTTTCCTGCGTTTGATGTTCGTGCCGATTCGCGAGTTATTACGCTCGAGGACGTCAAGAAGTACGAGGACGAGTTGTGA
- a CDS encoding AbrB/MazE/SpoVT family DNA-binding domain-containing protein, which yields MKTLISTKGQIILPAEIRRRDRIEPGQEFEIERIRSGEYKLKRKSPPRNAGLVKLLLACPVKEWFEEPKSLGTTDDLKTPSLG from the coding sequence ATGAAAACACTGATATCCACAAAGGGACAGATTATTCTTCCCGCCGAGATTCGCCGCCGCGACCGGATCGAACCGGGTCAGGAGTTTGAGATTGAGCGGATTCGAAGCGGCGAATACAAGCTGAAGCGCAAGAGTCCTCCCCGAAACGCGGGCCTCGTTAAACTTCTCTTGGCCTGCCCCGTCAAAGAGTGGTTTGAGGAACCGAAGTCGCTCGGCACCACCGACGACCTCAAGACTCCGAGCCTGGGATGA
- a CDS encoding type II toxin-antitoxin system VapC family toxin → MTYLVDSNVLSEATRVSPDNKVVSWLTDHERELVVDPIVLGELRMGILALPRGRKRAQLERWFEALSATITCLPWDRTVSARWAQLVTDLKRKGQTLPLLDSMIAATALVHKLTIATRNVSNFQPAGVRIINPFT, encoded by the coding sequence ATGACTTACCTCGTCGATTCCAACGTTTTGAGCGAGGCTACACGGGTTTCACCCGACAACAAGGTTGTTTCTTGGCTGACGGACCATGAACGCGAACTGGTAGTTGACCCTATCGTGCTTGGAGAACTGAGAATGGGGATACTTGCGCTTCCCCGTGGCCGGAAACGCGCGCAGCTTGAACGCTGGTTCGAGGCTCTATCCGCCACAATTACATGCTTGCCGTGGGACCGCACCGTCAGTGCCCGTTGGGCCCAACTCGTGACTGACCTTAAACGAAAAGGCCAGACACTCCCTCTGCTCGATAGTATGATTGCCGCCACCGCCCTCGTACACAAGCTCACAATTGCCACGCGGAATGTCAGCAATTTCCAGCCGGCCGGCGTCAGGATCATCAACCCGTTCACCTGA
- a CDS encoding VapC toxin family PIN domain ribonuclease: MSVGLLDVNMLIALAWPSHVHHQVAQTWFSANQSRGWATCPMTQCAFVRISSNQRIIPDAVQPQEALTLLGEIVALKHHRFWPDSISLTNILLPAASLVGHRQVTDAYLLSLSIHQKGKLITLDQGIAALLPPGSPHRSALEIVPTEIPPRAKRK, from the coding sequence GTGAGTGTTGGCCTTCTCGATGTGAACATGCTCATCGCCCTCGCGTGGCCTTCGCATGTTCATCATCAGGTAGCGCAAACGTGGTTCTCAGCCAATCAATCACGGGGCTGGGCGACGTGCCCGATGACTCAATGCGCGTTTGTGCGTATTTCATCGAACCAGCGAATCATACCCGATGCCGTTCAACCGCAGGAAGCTCTAACCCTACTCGGCGAGATTGTCGCCCTGAAGCATCATCGATTCTGGCCCGACAGCATTTCTCTGACCAACATACTCTTGCCTGCCGCTTCGCTGGTAGGTCATCGCCAAGTCACAGACGCTTACCTGTTGAGTCTGTCCATTCACCAGAAAGGGAAGTTGATAACCCTCGATCAGGGCATTGCCGCACTTCTACCGCCTGGCAGCCCTCACAGAAGCGCGCTGGAGATTGTTCCTACTGAAATCCCGCCCCGCGCCAAGCGCAAGTAA